In a single window of the Leisingera daeponensis DSM 23529 genome:
- a CDS encoding DNA-3-methyladenine glycosylase I, giving the protein MSRTFTAADGQARCAWAASAPDFLRYHDEEWGYPVGDDIRLFEKVCLESFQSGLSWRTILDKRENFRAAFAGFDFNEMAEFGAADVERLVQDKGIIRHRGKIEAVINNAARAQELAAEAGSLAAFFWSFEPKPDNLPEPQTASTSPESVALSKALKKRGWKFVGPTTVFAFMQAMGLINDHARGCSCREKAAAARAAFTVPQMQPAA; this is encoded by the coding sequence ATGAGCCGCACCTTCACTGCCGCCGACGGCCAGGCTCGCTGCGCCTGGGCCGCCTCGGCCCCGGATTTCCTGCGCTACCACGATGAGGAATGGGGCTACCCGGTGGGCGACGACATCCGGCTGTTCGAGAAGGTTTGCCTGGAGAGCTTCCAGTCCGGCCTTAGCTGGCGCACCATTCTGGACAAGCGCGAGAACTTCCGCGCCGCGTTCGCAGGGTTCGACTTCAATGAAATGGCCGAATTCGGCGCGGCGGATGTGGAGCGGCTGGTGCAGGACAAGGGCATCATTCGCCACCGCGGCAAGATCGAGGCGGTGATCAACAATGCCGCCCGGGCGCAGGAGCTGGCGGCAGAGGCGGGCTCGCTGGCGGCGTTCTTCTGGAGCTTTGAGCCAAAGCCGGACAACCTGCCGGAGCCGCAGACCGCCTCGACCAGCCCGGAATCGGTGGCGCTGTCGAAAGCGCTCAAGAAACGCGGCTGGAAGTTTGTCGGCCCGACCACGGTTTTTGCCTTCATGCAGGCGATGGGGCTGATCAATGACCACGCCCGCGGCTGTAGCTGCCGCGAGAAGGCCGCCGCGGCGCGCGCGGCGTTCACCGTGCCGCAGATGCAACCGGCGGCCTGA
- a CDS encoding YciI family protein, which translates to MYFILLTFAAQTDRLAEFLEGHKAWLQQGFEDGVFLAAGSMTDGEGGAILAVGESEEDLTARVAQDPFVTGGIVEPEIIGVAPTMMDPRLDFLRGGE; encoded by the coding sequence ATGTATTTCATATTGCTGACATTTGCGGCGCAGACAGACCGGCTGGCCGAATTTCTGGAGGGACACAAGGCCTGGCTCCAGCAGGGGTTTGAGGACGGGGTGTTTCTCGCTGCCGGGTCAATGACCGACGGCGAGGGCGGCGCGATCCTTGCTGTCGGGGAAAGCGAAGAGGACCTGACCGCTCGCGTCGCGCAGGATCCCTTTGTGACCGGCGGGATCGTCGAGCCGGAAATTATCGGCGTGGCGCCCACCATGATGGATCCCCGGCTTGATTTCCTGCGGGGCGGGGAATGA
- a CDS encoding TetR/AcrR family transcriptional regulator, with protein sequence MVQETTRDRIAEAADQLFYERGFEAASFADIAAAVGISRGNFYYHFKTKDEILEAVIARRMAATRAMLNDWQAESASPAQRITCFIRILIANQAKITLYGCPVGSLVTELGKLNHAAQAQAAALFTLFQDWLSQQFQALGCGARSGGLAMHLLARSQGVATLAQAFGDTDFISREVALMQDWLRDQLPPEHPL encoded by the coding sequence GTGGTGCAGGAAACAACCAGGGACCGGATTGCGGAGGCTGCGGATCAGCTGTTCTATGAACGCGGTTTCGAGGCGGCGTCCTTTGCGGATATTGCCGCGGCGGTGGGTATCTCGCGCGGCAATTTCTATTACCATTTCAAGACCAAGGACGAGATCCTTGAAGCCGTGATCGCGCGCCGCATGGCCGCCACCCGCGCCATGCTGAACGATTGGCAGGCGGAGAGCGCAAGTCCCGCGCAGCGGATCACCTGCTTCATCCGCATCCTGATCGCCAACCAGGCCAAGATCACCCTCTATGGCTGCCCGGTCGGGTCCTTGGTCACCGAGCTGGGCAAGCTGAATCACGCCGCGCAGGCGCAGGCTGCGGCACTGTTCACGCTGTTTCAGGACTGGCTTAGCCAGCAATTCCAGGCGCTGGGGTGCGGTGCGCGGTCCGGCGGGCTGGCGATGCATCTGCTGGCCCGCAGCCAGGGCGTGGCGACGCTGGCGCAGGCGTTTGGCGACACGGATTTCATCAGCCGCGAGGTGGCGCTGATGCAGGACTGGCTCAGGGATCAGCTGCCGCCGGAGCATCCCCTTTAG
- a CDS encoding aminoglycoside phosphotransferase family protein, translating into MIPAPKILAEFGVSAPELVEETGLAVLWKVCRADGSPAVLKIYGSKGMRNESEGFRFLAAAGGPAARVYKVTASAALIEWLSGPPLGDLSRAGRDAEAAAELVQVAKGLHASAIPEAGYPRLEDWFRALFSLTVSAGASEAARRNIFRSQALARRLLADPQDVRPLHGDLHHSNIRLGDRGYCAFDAKGVLGERAYELANAFRHPRGAPDLVREPERIRFLATLWSQEFQVGQRRLLQWAAAKCALSIAWRNGGRLGKDPELDLLGALLNAAEG; encoded by the coding sequence ATGATCCCAGCGCCTAAAATTCTAGCTGAATTTGGCGTTTCCGCACCTGAACTGGTGGAGGAAACAGGGCTTGCGGTTCTTTGGAAGGTGTGCCGCGCAGATGGCAGCCCTGCGGTGCTCAAGATCTACGGTTCCAAGGGGATGCGGAACGAGTCCGAGGGGTTCCGATTTCTCGCTGCTGCGGGCGGTCCGGCTGCCAGGGTCTACAAAGTCACGGCGTCGGCTGCGTTGATAGAGTGGCTCAGCGGGCCGCCGCTTGGGGATCTCAGCCGCGCCGGCAGGGATGCCGAAGCCGCGGCGGAGCTGGTGCAGGTCGCCAAGGGGCTGCATGCGAGTGCTATCCCCGAAGCGGGCTATCCGCGGCTCGAAGACTGGTTTAGGGCTCTGTTTTCTTTGACGGTTTCAGCCGGGGCTTCCGAGGCCGCACGCAGAAACATCTTTCGCAGCCAGGCGCTCGCGCGGCGGCTTCTGGCTGATCCGCAGGATGTGCGCCCACTGCATGGCGATCTGCATCACAGCAATATCCGTCTAGGCGATCGTGGCTATTGCGCCTTTGATGCCAAGGGAGTGCTGGGAGAGCGTGCTTACGAACTTGCCAATGCTTTTCGCCACCCGCGTGGGGCGCCGGATCTGGTGCGTGAGCCAGAGCGCATCAGGTTTCTGGCAACACTTTGGTCGCAGGAGTTCCAAGTGGGGCAAAGGCGGCTATTGCAATGGGCGGCTGCGAAATGCGCGCTGTCGATTGCCTGGCGAAACGGCGGCCGGCTCGGGAAGGATCCGGAACTTGACCTGCTCGGGGCTCTTCTTAACGCCGCTGAAGGCTAG
- a CDS encoding nucleoside deaminase, giving the protein MAFKSHMDKALEQARAAAARGEVPVGAALIAPDGQVAALAGNRTRELNDPTAHAEILTIREACARLGSERLTGYDLYVTLEPCAMCAAAIAAARIRRVYYGAADPKSGGVAHGACVFSHPQAHHVPEVYDGIAEGEASALLKEFFAGKRLPNDPSA; this is encoded by the coding sequence ATGGCATTCAAATCGCACATGGACAAGGCGCTGGAGCAGGCGCGGGCGGCGGCAGCGCGCGGCGAGGTGCCCGTGGGTGCTGCGCTGATTGCGCCGGACGGGCAGGTGGCGGCGCTGGCAGGCAACCGCACCCGCGAGCTGAACGACCCGACCGCGCATGCCGAGATCCTGACCATCCGCGAAGCCTGCGCGCGCTTAGGCAGCGAGCGGCTGACCGGCTACGACCTCTATGTCACGCTGGAGCCTTGCGCCATGTGCGCCGCCGCCATCGCCGCCGCCCGCATCCGCCGGGTCTACTACGGCGCTGCTGATCCCAAGTCTGGCGGCGTGGCGCATGGCGCCTGCGTGTTTTCCCACCCGCAGGCGCATCACGTGCCGGAAGTCTATGACGGGATCGCGGAAGGCGAGGCCAGCGCGCTGCTTAAGGAATTTTTTGCTGGCAAAAGGCTGCCGAATGATCCCAGCGCCTAA
- a CDS encoding pseudouridine synthase, which produces MSKTPASPKGKPAPKSQPRKAPAKPEGAAPEGDRIAKVLSRAGVASRREAERMIAEGRVSVNGKKIDSPALNVTARDRISIDGQPLPEAEGPRMWLYYKPIGLVTSNSDEKGRKTIFDELPEDMPRVMTVGRLDLNSEGLLLLTNDGGIKRKLELPATGWLRRYRVRINGRPKDEDFAPLRKGLVIEGERFQPMTVSLDRQQGANAWLTVGLREGKNREIRRAMEDIGFSVNRLLRVSYGPFQLGNLKPGEVEELRPRVVRDQLGLAEEEEIPAARPTRARGGKPAGKPMGKPAGKPMGKPAGKPAGKQAAQPSGKQGNPGRTAGKAPPARGTRPDQRGGGKRPAGKNPRR; this is translated from the coding sequence ATGAGCAAAACACCCGCATCCCCCAAGGGCAAACCGGCCCCAAAATCCCAGCCCCGCAAAGCCCCCGCAAAACCGGAGGGCGCCGCGCCCGAGGGCGACCGCATCGCCAAGGTCCTGTCGCGCGCAGGCGTCGCCTCGCGCCGCGAGGCAGAGCGCATGATCGCCGAGGGCCGCGTGTCGGTGAACGGCAAGAAGATCGACAGCCCGGCGCTGAACGTGACCGCGCGGGACCGGATCAGCATTGACGGCCAGCCCCTGCCAGAGGCGGAGGGGCCGCGGATGTGGCTGTATTACAAGCCCATCGGGCTGGTCACATCGAACAGCGACGAAAAGGGCCGCAAGACCATCTTTGACGAGCTGCCGGAAGACATGCCGCGGGTGATGACGGTAGGCCGTCTCGACCTCAACTCCGAGGGGCTTTTGCTGCTGACCAACGACGGCGGCATCAAGCGCAAGCTGGAGCTGCCTGCCACCGGCTGGCTGCGCCGCTACCGGGTGCGGATCAACGGCCGCCCGAAGGACGAGGATTTCGCCCCCTTGCGCAAGGGCCTGGTGATCGAGGGCGAAAGGTTCCAGCCGATGACGGTGTCGCTGGACCGCCAGCAGGGCGCCAACGCCTGGCTGACCGTCGGCCTGCGCGAAGGCAAGAACCGAGAGATCCGCCGCGCGATGGAGGATATCGGCTTCAGCGTGAACCGGCTGCTGCGGGTGTCTTACGGGCCGTTCCAGCTGGGCAACCTGAAACCGGGCGAGGTCGAGGAACTGCGCCCCCGCGTGGTGCGCGACCAGCTGGGGCTGGCGGAGGAAGAGGAAATACCGGCGGCCCGCCCGACCCGCGCGCGCGGCGGCAAGCCCGCAGGCAAACCGATGGGCAAGCCCGCAGGCAAACCGATGGGCAAGCCTGCAGGCAAACCGGCCGGGAAACAGGCCGCGCAGCCTTCGGGCAAGCAGGGCAACCCGGGCAGAACCGCAGGCAAAGCTCCGCCCGCACGCGGCACCCGGCCGGATCAGCGCGGCGGCGGCAAACGGCCCGCCGGCAAGAATCCCCGCCGCTGA
- a CDS encoding 5-bromo-4-chloroindolyl phosphate hydrolysis family protein — protein sequence MAQRYGGKHSPGKKTGPQGSAPQQTYRNAQVDPVGMRANVLFVPPALLALLSLNDGAAGLALGLLGAGLWTGGAFLLREGLKAEAAYAARKVARRPALPRKILAALLAGAGAALAAWKGEPGLLSAIIYGTAAAGLHLAAFGIDPLQDKGAEGTDTFQRSRVARAVDEAEQSLAAMKDAALRARDRTVEARVEQFQSVARELFRTVEEDPRDLTAARKYLTVYLQGARDATVKFADIYARSRDTEARDSYLTLLDDLEQNFAARTRKMLVEDRTDLTIEIDVLRDRLQREGVHLDRN from the coding sequence ATGGCACAGCGTTACGGCGGCAAACACAGCCCCGGCAAGAAAACCGGGCCGCAAGGCTCCGCTCCGCAGCAGACTTACCGCAACGCGCAGGTGGACCCGGTCGGGATGCGCGCCAACGTGCTGTTTGTGCCGCCTGCCCTCCTGGCCCTGCTGTCGCTGAATGACGGCGCGGCCGGGCTGGCGCTGGGGCTGCTTGGCGCAGGCCTGTGGACCGGCGGCGCCTTCCTGCTGCGCGAAGGGCTCAAGGCCGAAGCCGCCTATGCTGCCCGCAAGGTGGCCCGCAGGCCCGCCCTGCCCCGCAAGATCCTGGCGGCACTGCTGGCAGGCGCCGGCGCTGCGCTGGCGGCGTGGAAAGGGGAACCCGGCCTGCTGAGCGCCATCATCTATGGCACGGCGGCGGCCGGCCTGCATCTTGCGGCCTTTGGCATCGACCCGCTTCAGGACAAGGGCGCGGAGGGCACCGACACCTTCCAGCGGTCCCGGGTGGCGCGCGCGGTGGATGAGGCCGAACAAAGCCTTGCCGCCATGAAGGACGCTGCCCTGCGCGCCCGCGACCGCACGGTGGAGGCACGGGTGGAGCAATTCCAGTCAGTTGCGCGCGAGCTGTTCCGCACGGTTGAGGAAGACCCCCGTGACCTGACAGCGGCGCGGAAGTACCTGACCGTCTATCTGCAGGGCGCCCGTGACGCGACGGTGAAATTTGCGGATATCTATGCCCGCAGCCGGGACACCGAGGCCCGCGACAGCTATCTGACGCTGCTGGATGATCTGGAACAGAACTTTGCCGCGCGCACCCGCAAAATGCTGGTGGAGGACCGCACGGACCTGACGATTGAGATTGATGTGCTGCGCGACCGTTTGCAGCGCGAGGGGGTCCATCTGGACCGGAACTGA
- a CDS encoding toxic anion resistance protein gives MSEAVQQKAAQAQALVQEVTAIELPEPVAEVQPLEQADAPTSEAIRVRMDQIDIADTNSIIHFGSAAQAELQTISQAMLSDVRNKDVGPAGDSLRNIVTTIRGFSVSELDIRRKPTFWERLLGRAAPFAKFTARYETVQEQIDRITDDLLGHEHRLLKDIKSLDLLYEKTLGFYDELALYIAAGEAKLAQLDGEDIPAKEAEVQAAAEGDKVMKAQELRDLRAARDDLERRVHDLKLTRQVTMQSLPSIRLVQENDKSLVTKINSTLVNTVPLWETQLAQALTIQRSAQAAAAVRDANDLTNELLTSNAANLRQSNEMIRQEMERGVFDIEAVKQANADLIGTIQDSLRIADEGKAKRAAAEAELVKMEAELRDTLAAAKARRDGVGDTSGTAVPN, from the coding sequence ATGTCTGAAGCTGTGCAACAGAAGGCCGCCCAGGCCCAGGCCCTGGTTCAAGAGGTCACCGCCATAGAACTGCCGGAACCCGTGGCGGAGGTGCAGCCGCTGGAACAGGCCGACGCGCCCACCAGCGAAGCCATCCGGGTGCGGATGGACCAGATCGACATAGCCGATACCAATTCGATCATCCATTTCGGCTCTGCCGCGCAGGCGGAGCTGCAGACGATCAGCCAGGCGATGCTCTCGGATGTGCGCAACAAGGATGTGGGGCCTGCGGGCGACAGCCTGCGCAATATCGTGACCACCATCCGCGGCTTCTCCGTCTCCGAGCTGGACATCCGCCGCAAGCCGACCTTCTGGGAGCGGCTATTGGGCAGGGCCGCGCCCTTTGCCAAGTTCACCGCGCGCTATGAAACCGTGCAGGAGCAGATCGACAGGATCACGGATGATCTCCTCGGCCACGAGCACCGGCTGCTGAAGGACATCAAATCGCTCGACCTGCTGTATGAAAAGACGCTCGGCTTCTATGACGAGCTGGCGCTTTACATCGCCGCGGGCGAGGCCAAGCTGGCGCAGCTGGACGGCGAGGATATCCCGGCCAAGGAGGCCGAGGTGCAGGCCGCCGCAGAAGGCGACAAGGTCATGAAGGCCCAGGAGCTGCGCGACCTGCGCGCGGCCCGCGATGATCTGGAGCGCCGGGTGCATGACCTCAAGCTGACCCGGCAGGTCACCATGCAGTCGCTGCCGTCGATCCGGCTGGTGCAGGAGAACGACAAGTCGCTGGTGACCAAGATAAACTCTACCCTGGTCAACACCGTACCGCTGTGGGAGACCCAGCTGGCGCAAGCGCTGACCATCCAGCGCTCGGCCCAGGCGGCCGCCGCAGTGCGCGATGCCAATGACCTGACCAATGAGCTGCTGACCTCCAACGCGGCCAACCTGCGCCAGTCCAACGAGATGATCCGCCAGGAGATGGAGCGCGGCGTCTTTGACATCGAAGCGGTGAAACAGGCTAACGCGGATCTGATCGGCACCATTCAGGACAGCCTGCGGATTGCCGATGAGGGCAAGGCCAAGCGTGCTGCCGCCGAGGCCGAGCTGGTGAAGATGGAGGCAGAGCTGCGCGACACGCTGGCCGCAGCGAAGGCCCGCCGCGACGGCGTTGGCGACACATCCGGCACCGCGGTGCCGAACTGA
- a CDS encoding DUF2927 domain-containing protein, which translates to MAGLQVYKAFCKGGAALAGLAALTACLPFSQPESLVPQPRPAVPQPAVYKPSADSAELAYYYNALQRDLLTRGLLRTDGGGPDTPYDAEDLAESFEALAFYDEYGGSGISGGLGRWAGPVRIAAEFGPSVPAARRAEDRETLSAYAARLARITGHPVATGAARGNFHVIFASLDDSAFVAERVRELLPSISARDLSLLAAPPRSFYCLVVAGGPQSDPLSYTRGVALIRAEHPDLVRRSCVHEEVAQGLGLRNDSPRARPSIFNDDDEFALLTSFDEKLLQMLYDPRLKTGMSAEEARPIIRILAREAMGQEL; encoded by the coding sequence GTGGCAGGCCTGCAGGTATATAAGGCATTTTGCAAAGGCGGGGCGGCGCTGGCCGGTCTGGCGGCCCTGACGGCCTGCCTGCCGTTTTCCCAGCCGGAATCGCTGGTGCCGCAGCCCCGCCCGGCGGTGCCGCAGCCTGCGGTTTACAAACCCTCCGCCGACAGCGCGGAGCTGGCCTATTACTACAACGCCCTGCAGCGCGACCTGCTGACCCGCGGGCTGCTGCGCACCGACGGCGGCGGCCCGGACACGCCCTATGACGCCGAGGATCTGGCCGAGAGCTTCGAGGCGCTGGCGTTTTACGACGAATACGGCGGCTCCGGCATTTCCGGCGGATTGGGCCGCTGGGCAGGCCCGGTGCGGATCGCGGCGGAGTTCGGCCCCTCGGTGCCGGCCGCCCGGCGCGCAGAGGACCGCGAGACCCTCAGCGCCTATGCCGCCCGGCTGGCCCGGATCACCGGCCATCCGGTCGCCACCGGGGCCGCGCGGGGCAACTTCCATGTGATCTTTGCCAGCCTCGACGACAGCGCCTTTGTCGCTGAGCGGGTGCGCGAGCTGCTGCCCTCGATCAGCGCCAGGGACCTGTCGCTGCTGGCGGCGCCGCCGCGCAGCTTTTACTGCCTGGTGGTGGCGGGCGGGCCGCAGAGCGATCCGCTGTCCTACACCCGCGGCGTGGCGCTGATCCGGGCCGAGCACCCCGATCTGGTGCGCAGAAGCTGCGTGCATGAGGAAGTGGCGCAGGGCCTGGGGCTCAGGAACGACAGCCCGCGGGCGCGGCCCTCGATCTTCAACGATGATGACGAATTTGCGCTGCTCACCAGCTTTGACGAAAAACTGCTGCAGATGCTGTATGATCCAAGACTGAAAACGGGGATGAGCGCCGAGGAAGCCCGCCCCATCATCCGCATTCTCGCCCGCGAGGCGATGGGCCAGGAACTGTAG
- a CDS encoding SPFH domain-containing protein, giving the protein MGIFDFLKGEFIDVIHWVDDTHDTMVWRFEREGHAIKYGAKLTVREGQAAVFVHEGQLADVFTPGLYLLETNNMPVMTTLQHWDHGFQSPFKSEIYFVDTTRFSDLKWGTKNPIICRDPEFGPVRLRAYGTYAIKVADPARFLSEIVGTDGEFTMDEISYQIRNIIVQEFSRVIAASGIPVLDMAANTADLGKLVAAEISGTLAEYGLMMPELYIENISLPPAVEEALDKRTQMGVLGDLGRYTQFSAAEAMTAAARTPNSGMGAGMGMGMGMAMAQQMGQALQGGAASQAAGQPAGPWGARPAPAAPQAAAPAAPPPPPVEHVWHIAADGQTSGPFSKARMGRMAQDGSLTRDTHVWTPGQDGWKRAGDVMELAQLFTILPPPPPPPPAPPAG; this is encoded by the coding sequence ATGGGTATTTTCGATTTTCTCAAAGGCGAATTCATCGATGTCATTCACTGGGTGGATGACACCCATGACACCATGGTCTGGCGGTTCGAGCGCGAAGGCCATGCGATCAAATACGGCGCCAAGCTGACGGTGCGCGAGGGCCAGGCGGCGGTGTTCGTGCATGAGGGCCAGCTGGCAGATGTATTCACCCCCGGTCTCTACCTGCTGGAGACCAACAACATGCCCGTGATGACCACGCTGCAGCACTGGGACCATGGCTTCCAGTCGCCGTTCAAATCGGAAATCTACTTTGTCGACACCACCCGGTTCAGCGACCTGAAGTGGGGCACCAAGAACCCGATCATCTGCCGCGACCCGGAGTTCGGCCCGGTCCGGCTGCGCGCCTATGGCACCTATGCGATCAAGGTGGCCGACCCGGCCCGGTTCCTGTCGGAGATCGTCGGCACCGATGGCGAGTTCACCATGGACGAGATCTCCTATCAGATCCGCAACATCATCGTGCAGGAGTTCTCCCGCGTCATTGCAGCCTCCGGCATTCCGGTGCTGGACATGGCGGCCAACACCGCTGATCTGGGCAAGCTGGTGGCGGCAGAGATCTCCGGCACCCTGGCGGAGTACGGCCTGATGATGCCGGAGCTCTACATCGAGAACATCTCGCTGCCGCCCGCGGTGGAGGAGGCGCTGGACAAGCGCACCCAGATGGGCGTGCTGGGCGACCTTGGCCGCTACACGCAGTTTTCTGCCGCCGAGGCGATGACCGCCGCGGCCAGGACCCCGAACAGCGGCATGGGCGCAGGCATGGGGATGGGCATGGGAATGGCGATGGCGCAGCAGATGGGCCAGGCCCTGCAGGGAGGCGCAGCCTCTCAGGCAGCGGGTCAGCCGGCCGGGCCATGGGGCGCACGGCCCGCCCCCGCTGCGCCGCAAGCGGCTGCGCCCGCGGCACCGCCCCCGCCGCCGGTCGAGCATGTCTGGCACATCGCGGCGGACGGTCAGACCTCCGGGCCGTTTTCCAAGGCACGGATGGGGCGGATGGCGCAGGACGGCAGCCTGACGCGGGACACCCATGTCTGGACGCCGGGCCAGGACGGCTGGAAACGGGCGGGCGATGTGATGGAACTGGCGCAGCTGTTCACCATCCTGCCGCCGCCTCCGCCGCCCCCCCCGGCCCCGCCGGCCGGCTGA
- a CDS encoding TFIIB-type zinc finger domain-containing protein: protein MPPPPPAASAPSAQEDSHRFPCPNCGADYRFDPNAGALICDHCGHREEVRSGPWKGSALRELDFRTAVAEQLPEAEIEVTRVSVCPNCAAQVEFDPDIHAKECPFCATPVVTGTGENRHIKPKGVLPFAVEERAAHKAMTDWLGQLWFAPNGLKDYARKGRRMQGVYVPYWTYDAQTRSSYTGQRGTVYYVTETFRRDGKMQSRQVAKVRWRPASGRVQRFFDDVLVLASKSLPKRYTEALEPWDLSQLEPYQPQYLAGFRAEAYSVDLEAGFTEAGQKMERVIERDVRFDIGGDRQRISSIDTQMSGVTFKHILLPVWLAAYKYRGKTYRFVVNGQSGRVQGERPYSAWKIAIAVILALAIASGIALLASQQ, encoded by the coding sequence ATGCCCCCGCCGCCGCCCGCCGCCAGTGCGCCCTCTGCCCAGGAGGACAGCCACCGCTTCCCCTGCCCCAACTGCGGTGCCGATTACCGTTTCGACCCGAACGCAGGCGCGCTGATCTGCGATCACTGCGGCCACCGCGAAGAGGTGCGCAGCGGGCCGTGGAAGGGCTCTGCCCTGCGGGAGCTGGACTTCCGCACTGCCGTGGCCGAGCAGCTGCCGGAGGCAGAAATCGAGGTCACCCGCGTCTCCGTCTGCCCGAACTGCGCAGCCCAGGTCGAGTTCGACCCGGACATCCACGCCAAGGAATGCCCGTTCTGCGCCACCCCGGTGGTCACCGGCACCGGCGAAAACCGCCACATCAAGCCGAAGGGCGTCCTGCCCTTTGCGGTGGAGGAACGCGCCGCGCACAAGGCGATGACCGATTGGCTGGGGCAGCTGTGGTTCGCGCCAAACGGGCTCAAGGACTATGCCCGCAAGGGGCGGCGGATGCAGGGGGTCTATGTGCCCTACTGGACCTATGACGCCCAGACCCGCAGTTCCTATACCGGCCAGCGCGGCACCGTGTACTATGTCACCGAAACCTTCCGGCGGGACGGTAAGATGCAGTCGCGGCAGGTGGCCAAGGTGCGCTGGCGGCCCGCCTCCGGCCGGGTGCAGCGGTTCTTTGACGATGTGCTGGTGCTGGCCTCCAAGAGCCTGCCGAAGCGCTATACCGAGGCGCTGGAACCCTGGGACCTGTCGCAGCTCGAACCCTATCAGCCGCAGTATCTGGCCGGGTTCCGGGCCGAAGCCTACTCGGTGGATTTGGAGGCAGGTTTTACGGAGGCAGGACAGAAAATGGAGCGCGTCATCGAGCGCGACGTGCGGTTTGACATCGGCGGCGACCGGCAGCGCATCAGCAGCATCGACACGCAGATGTCCGGTGTGACCTTCAAGCATATTCTGCTGCCGGTCTGGCTGGCGGCCTATAAATACCGCGGCAAGACCTACCGTTTTGTGGTCAACGGGCAATCAGGCCGGGTGCAGGGCGAGCGGCCCTATTCCGCGTGGAAGATCGCCATTGCGGTCATTCTGGCGCTCGCCATTGCTTCGGGCATCGCCCTGCTGGCCAGCCAGCAATAA
- a CDS encoding Hsp20/alpha crystallin family protein, producing the protein MVEKTEHGGFWPSLYDPFRSFGTRLADWLNPATEASSGKEAYDIAMELPGVALGDVELTVDSGVLTIRGEKKTQSEKTGDTWYFSERQYGAFRRSFRLPEDADGQAASARMEDGVLHISVPKKALAQPETARRIEISKG; encoded by the coding sequence ATGGTGGAAAAAACCGAACATGGCGGTTTCTGGCCGTCGCTTTATGATCCGTTCCGCAGCTTCGGGACCCGTCTTGCCGATTGGCTCAATCCCGCGACAGAGGCCTCTTCGGGCAAGGAAGCCTACGACATTGCGATGGAGCTTCCGGGCGTTGCCTTGGGCGATGTCGAGCTGACCGTCGATAGCGGCGTGCTGACGATCCGCGGAGAGAAGAAGACGCAGTCCGAGAAGACAGGCGACACCTGGTATTTCAGCGAACGGCAGTATGGCGCCTTCCGCCGCTCCTTCCGACTGCCGGAAGATGCCGACGGTCAGGCGGCTTCAGCCAGGATGGAGGACGGTGTGCTGCACATTTCGGTGCCGAAAAAGGCGCTGGCTCAGCCAGAGACCGCCCGCAGGATCGAGATCAGCAAAGGCTGA
- a CDS encoding nitroreductase, whose protein sequence is MTPDLQSLNTLFDARHSCRAFRPDPVPRAVIEDILRTAQKVPSWCNAQPWKVTVCSGAETERVRAALLKAAEGGGHTPDLPFPDGYSGDYQQRRRDCGWALYEAVGVQKGDRAGSARQMMENYRLFGAPHCAILSSPAELGSYGAMDCGGFVAAFTLAARAAGVASIPQAAVASFAPLLHELLEIPDDRIILCAISFGYGDEDHPANSFRTSRAALEEFADWRG, encoded by the coding sequence ATGACACCGGATTTGCAAAGCCTGAACACCCTGTTTGACGCCCGCCACAGCTGCCGCGCGTTCCGCCCGGATCCGGTGCCGCGCGCCGTGATCGAGGACATCCTGCGGACCGCGCAAAAGGTGCCCTCCTGGTGCAATGCACAACCCTGGAAGGTGACGGTCTGCAGCGGCGCCGAGACGGAACGCGTGCGGGCCGCCCTTCTGAAGGCGGCGGAGGGCGGCGGCCACACTCCGGACCTGCCCTTTCCCGATGGCTACTCGGGGGATTACCAGCAGCGCCGCCGCGACTGCGGCTGGGCGCTCTATGAGGCAGTCGGCGTGCAGAAAGGCGACCGGGCCGGGTCGGCGCGGCAGATGATGGAGAATTACCGGCTGTTCGGCGCTCCGCATTGCGCAATCCTGTCCTCCCCGGCTGAGCTGGGGTCCTATGGCGCGATGGATTGCGGCGGCTTTGTTGCCGCCTTCACCCTGGCCGCCCGGGCGGCTGGGGTTGCCAGCATCCCGCAGGCGGCGGTTGCCTCCTTTGCGCCGCTGCTGCATGAACTGCTGGAGATACCGGACGACCGGATCATCCTCTGCGCCATTTCCTTTGGCTATGGCGACGAGGACCACCCGGCCAACAGCTTCCGCACCAGCCGGGCGGCGCTGGAGGAATTTGCGGACTGGCGCGGCTGA